In Lutra lutra chromosome 6, mLutLut1.2, whole genome shotgun sequence, the following are encoded in one genomic region:
- the COL11A2 gene encoding collagen alpha-2(XI) chain isoform X8: MELWGVLRLWPPVGPWDPVFGSPAMERCSHCHRLLLLVPLVLGLSAVPARAGTPPVDVLRALRFPSLPDGVRRARGICPADVAYRVSRPAQLSAPTRQLFPGGFPKDFSLLTAVRTRPGLQAPLLTLYSAQGVQQLGLELGRPFRFLYEDQTGQPRPPAQPVFRGLSLADGKWHHVAVAVKGQSVTLIVDCKKRVTRPLPRSARPLLDTHGVIIFGARILDEEVFEGDIQELVIAPGVQAAYESCEQKELECEGAWRERPQKQQSHRAQRSPKQQPSRLHRPQNQEPQRQPTESFYYDYETPYYDVMTAGTTPDYQRPPNPSRRAPPPPRGRRTPPRKPTPPAKRSAARQAPPSPGRRPSRIGGSGPARGLPPPFRRPARRAAPPTGRAPPRTRGSGYRQDPTPGEEEGILESSPLPPPEEEQTDLQVPSTADRFLTEEYGEGGTDPPAGPYDYTYGYGDDYREETELGPALSAETAPSGAAARGPRGLKGEKGEPAVLEPGMLVEGPPGPEGPAGLIGPPGIQGNPGPVGDPGERGPPGRAGLPGSDGAPGPPGTSLMLPFRFGSGGGDKGPVVAAQEAQAQAILQQARLALRGPPGPMGYTGRPGPLGQPGSPGLKGESGDLGPQGPRGPQGLTGPPGKAGRRGRAGADGARGMPGEPGVKGDRGFDGLPGLPGEKGHRGDTGAQGLPGPPGEDGERGDDGEIGPRGLPGESGPRGLLGPKGPPGIPGPPGVRGMDGPHGPKGSLGPQGEPGPPGQQGTPGTQGLPGPQGAVGPHGEKGPRGKPGLPGMPGSDGPPGHPGKEGPPGTKGNQGPSGPQGPLGYPGPRGVKGVDGIRGLKGHKGEKGEDGFPGFKGDMGVKGDRGEVGVPGSRGEDGPEGPKGRTGPTGDPGPPGLMGEKGKLGVPGLPGYPGRQGPKGSLGFPGFPGASGEKGARGLLGKSGPRGERGPTGPRGQRGPRGATGKSGAKGTSGGDGPHGPPGERGLPGPQGPSGFPGPKGPPGPPGKDGLPGHPGQRGEVGFQGKTGPPGPPGVVGPQGAAGETGPMGERGHPGPPGPPGEQGLTGTAGKEGTKGDPGPPGAPGKDGPAGLRGFPGERGLPGTAGGSGLKGNEGPAGPPGPAGSPGERGAAGSGGPIGPPGRPGPQGPPGAAGEKGVPGEKGPIGPTGRDGVQGPVGLPGPAGPPGVAGEDGDKGEVGDPGQKGTKGNKGEHGPPGPPGPLGPVGQPGASGADGEPGARGPQGHFGAKGDEGTRGFNGPPGPIGLQGLPGPSGEKGETGDVGPMGPPGPPGPRGPAGPNGADGPQGPPGGVGNLGPPGEKGEPGESGSPGVQGEPGVKGPRGERGEKGESGQPGEAGPPGPKGPTGDDGPKGNPGPVGFPGDPGPPGEGGPRGQDGAKGDQGEDGEPGQPGSPGPTGENGPPGPLGKRGPAGTPGPEGRQGEKGVKGDPGAVGAPGKTGPVGPAGPAGKPGPDGLRGLPGSVGQQGRPGATGQAGPPGPLGPPGLPGLRGDVGAKGEKGHPGLIGLIGPPGEQGEKGDRGLPGPQGSAGQKGETGIPGASGPIGPGGPPGLPGPAGPKGAKGATGPAGPKGEKGVQGPPGHPGPPGEVIQPLPIQMPKKTRRSVDGSRLMQEDEAMPTGGAPGSAGGLEEIFGSLDSLREEIEQMRWPTGTQDSPARTCQDLKLCHPELPDGEYWVDPNQGCARDAFRVFCNFTAGGETCVTPRDDVTQFSYVDSEGSPVGVVQLTFLRLLSVSAHQDVSYPCSGMAQGGPLKLRGANEDELSLETSPYVKEFRDGCQTQQGRTVLEVRTPVLEQLPVLDASFSDLGAPPRRGGVLLGPVCFMG; this comes from the exons ATGGAG CTTTGGGGCGTTCTGCGCCTCTGGCCGCCCGTAGGTCCCTGGGACCCGGTGTTCGGGTCGCCAGCCATGGAGCGATGTAGCCACTGCCATCGCCTCCTCCTGCTGGTACCGCTGGTGCTGGGGCTGAGCGCGGTCCCCGCCAGGGCAG GTACACCGCCTGTGGATGTGCTCCGGGCCCTGAGGTTCCCCTCCCTTCCTGATGGCGTCCGGAGGGCAAGAGGCATCTGTCCAGCTGATGTGGCCTACCGAGTATCCCGTCCTGCCCAGCTCAGTGCACCCACCCGCCAGCTCTTCCCAG GAGGTTTTCCCAAAGATTTCTCATTGCTGACTGCTGTCCGGACCCGCCCTGGCCTCCAGGCTCCCCTCCTGACTCTCTACAGTGCCCAGGGTGTCCAACAGCTGGGCCTGGAGCTTGGCCGACCATTCCGCTTCCTGTATGAGGACCAGACTGGACAGCCTCGACCCCCAGCTCAGCCAGTCTTCAGAGGCCTCAGCCTAGCAGATGGCAA GTGGCACCATGTGGCTGTGGCTGTGAAGGGCCAGTCTGTCACCCTCATAGTTGACTGCAAGAAGCGGGTCACCCGGCCTCTCCCCCGAAGTGCTCGCCCACTGTTGGACACTCATGGAGTGATTATCTTTGGTGCCCGCATCCTGGATGAAGAAGTGTTTGAG GGTGACATCCAGGAGCTTGTCATTGCCCCAGGGGTGCAAGCTGCCTACGAATCCTGTGAACAGAAGGAGCTGGAGTGTGAAGGAGCTTGGAGGGAGAGACCTCAGAAACAACAGTCTCACAGGGCCCAGAGATCTCCAAAGCAGCAGCCATCAAGACTTCATAGGCCACAAAACCAGGAACCTCAGCGACAG CCCACTGAGTCTTTCTACTATGACTACGAGACCCCTTATTACGATGTGATGACTGCAGGGACAACCCCTGATTATCAG AGACCACCGAACCCCAGCCGcagggctccccctccccccagggggcGTCGGACCCCTCCCAGAAAGCCTACCCCACCTGCCAAGAGGTCAGCAGCCCGGCAGGCGCCCCCCTCACCAGGCCGGAGGCCTTCTCGAATTGGAGGTTCCGGCCCAGCACggggcctgcctccccccttcAGACGCCCAGCTCGGCGGGCAGCTCCCCCCACTGGCCGGGCCCCCCCCAGGACCAGAGGAAGCGGTTACCGGCAG GACCCCACCCCAGGTGAAGAGGAAGgaatcctggaatcgagccccttgCCACCCCCTGAGGAG GAGCAGACAGATCTCCAGGTCCCCTCCACAGCCGACAGGTTCCTGACAGAGGAATATGGGGAGGGTGGCACAGACCCCCCAGCAGGGCCCTACGATTACACCTATGGCTATGGGGACGATTATCGTGAGGAGACGGAACTTGGCCCTGCCCTGTCTGCGGAGACAGCCCCCTCGGGAGCC GCTGCCCGTGGACCCCGGGGgctgaagggagagaagggggagcctGCGGTGCTGGAACCT GGTATGCTAGTAGAGGGGCCTCCTGGCCCAGAAGGCCCTGCG GGGTTGATTGGTCCCCCTGGCATCCAGGGCAACCCAGGCCCAGTTGGAGACCCTGGTGAGAGG GGCCCCCCTGGCCGAGCAGGGCTCCCTGGATCGGATGGGGCCCCTGGCCCTCCTGGCACATCTCTCATGCTTCCA tTCCGGTTTGGCAGTGGTGGGGGTGACAAGGGCCCTGTGGTGGCAGCCCAGGAGGCTCAGGCCCAGGCAATTCTGCAGCAGGCACGG CTGGCGCTCCGGGGACCCCCTGGCCCCATGGGATACACAGGCCGCCCTGGACCCTTG GGACAACCTGGGAGCCCTGGCCTGAAAGGAGAATCAGGAGACCTAGGACCTCAG GGCCCCAGAGGACCTCAAGGTCTCACAGGCCCTCCTGGCAAGGCTGGGCGAAGG GGCCGAGCAGGTGCTGATGGAGCCCGAGGGATGCCTGGAGAACCTGGAGTGAAG GGTGACCGAGGTTTTGATGGActcccagggctccctggggagAAGGGACACCGG GGTGATACTGGTGCCCAGGGCCTTCCTGGACCCCCTGGTGAGGATGGAGAGCGG ggagaTGATGGGGAGATTGGGCCTCGGGGACTGCCTGGAGAGTCG GGACCTCGAGGTCTCCTTGGCCCTAAAGGCCCACCTGGTATTCCTGGGCCCCCG GGAGTCCGAGGCATGGATGGTCCCCATGGTCCCAAAGGGAGCTTG GGACCCCAGGGAGAGCCAGGACCTCCTGGACAACAGGGCACTCCTGGAACCCAG GGTCTCCCCGGGCCCCAGGGTGCCGTTGGGCCTCATGGAGAGAAG ggTCCTCGAGGAAAACCAGGGCTTCCTGGCATGCCTGGCTCCGACGGGCCTCCG ggTCACCCTGGAAAGGAAGGTCCTCCTGGAACCAAAGGAAACCAG ggCCCATCTGGACCTCAGGGTCCCCTAGGATACCCAGGACCTCGAGGTGTCAAG GGTGTGGATGGAATTCGTGGTCTGAAGGGTCATAAGGGTGAAAAG GGCGAGGACGGTTTTCCCGGGTTCAAAGGGGACATGGGCGTGAAAGGTGACAGG GGAGAGGTTGGAGTTCCTGGTTCTAGGGGAGAAGATGGTCCCGAGGGGCCGAAGGGACGCACTGGACCCACTGGAGACCCTGGCCCCCCCGGGCTCATGGGTGAAAAG GGCAAGCTGGGTGTTCCTGGTCTGCCTGGCTATCCTGGACGCCAGGGTCCCAAG GGGTCCCTGGGATTTCCTGGTTTTCCTGGTGCCAGTGGAGAGAAGGGAGCCCGG GGCCTGTTGGGGAAGTCAGGGCCTCGGGGAGAGCGGGGCCCCACG GGTCCACGGGGTCAGCGGGGACCCCGAGGTGCCACGGGGAAGTCTGGCGCTAAG GGAACATCAGGTGGTGATGGCCCTCATGGCCCCCCCGGAGAAAGG GGTCTCCCTGGACCTCAAGGCCCCAGTGGATTTCCTGGTCCCAAAGGACCTCCG GGTCCCCCTGGGAAGGATGGGCTGCCGGGACACCCaggccagagaggggaagtg gGTTTCCAAGGGAAGACTGGCCCCCCTGGCCCTCCAGGGGTGGTGGGACCTCAG ggagcagcaggagaaaCTGGGCCCATGGGGGAGAGGGGTCACCCgggccccccaggccccccgGGAGAGCAGGGACTGACTGGAACAGctggaaaagaaggaacaaag GGTGACCCTGGTCCCCCAGGGGCTCCAGGGAAGGATGGACCTGCTGGTCTGAGGGGCTTCCCAGGAGAGAGAGGCCTCCCCGGCACTGCT GGTGGATCTGGCTTGAAGGGAAATGAAGGTCCGGCGGGTCCCCCTGGCCCTGCA GGCTCCCCTGGGGAGCGAGGTGCAGCAGGATCGGGGGGACCCATTGGCCCCCCAGGGCGCCCAGGCCCACAGGGTCCCCCTGGAGCTGCAGGAGAGAAAGGTGTCCCG ggTGAGAAGGGCCCCATTGGTCCAACTGGTCGAGACGGGGTGCAGGGTCCTGTGGGGCTTCCTGGTCCTGCTGGACCCCCCGGTGTGGCAGGAGAGGATGGAGACAAG GGTGAGGTGGGAGACCCCGGACAGAAGGGCACTAAAGGGAACAAGGGTGAACAT GGCCCTCCTGGACCCCCTGGACCCCTTGGTCCTGTGGGGCAGCCTGGAGCCTCG GGAGCAGATGGGGAGCCCGGAGCTCGGGGACCCCAGGGACACTTTGGAGCCAAAGGTGATGAAGGAACGAGAGGATTCAATGGGCCCCCAGGACCCATTGGCCTACAG GGTTTGCCAGGCCCCTCGGGTGAGAAGGGAGAAACAGGAGATGTGGGCCCTATG GGACCACCCGGCCCCCCAGGACCTCGAGGCCCAGCTGGACCCAATGGAGCTGAT GGTCCGCAAGGTCCCCCGGGAGGTGTTGGGAACCTAGGTCCCCCTGGAGAGAAG GGGGAGCCGGGAGAGTCAGGCTCTCCAGGGGTCCAGGGTGAGCCCGGTGTCAAG GGCCCACGCGGGGAGCgtggagagaaaggagagtcGGGGCAACCAGGAGAGGCAGGACCACCAGGGCCTAAAGGCCCCACCGGTGATGATGGCCCCAAAGGGAACCCT GGTCCCGTTGGTTTTCCTGGTGATCCTGGCCCTCCTGGAGAAGGTGGCCCTCGG GGCCAGGATGGTGCGAAGGGTGACCAAGGAGAGGATGGAGAGCCAGGACAGCCT GGATCCCCTGGTCCCACTGGGGAGAATGGACCTCCTGGACCACTTGGAAAGCGG GGTCCTGCCGGCACCCCTGGTCCTGAGGGGCggcaaggagagaagggagtCAAG GGGGATCCCGGTGCTGTGGGTGCCCCAGGGAAGACAGGCCCTGTGGGTCCAGCAGGCCCAGCAGGGAAACCTGGTCCTGATGGTCTAAGGGGACTCCCAGGCTCAGTG GGTCAGCAAGGCCGTCCTGGGGCCACAGGCCAGGCGGGACCTCCAGGTCCTCTG GGACCCCCGGGACTTCCTGGCCTGCGAGGTGATGTTGGAGCCAAGGGTGAGAAG GGTCACCCAGGTCTCATCGGGCTGATTGGGccccctggggagcagggagagaagggtgaCCGGGGACTTCCTGGCCCTCAGGGCTCTGCTGGACAGAAGGGAGAGACG GGTATCCCCGGAGCATCTGGCCCTATTGGTCCTGGAGGGCCTCCCGGCCTCCCT GGACCTGCTGGCCCCAAAGGAGCCAAAGGAGCCACA GGCCCAGCTGGACCCAAGGGAGAGAAGGGCGTCCAGGGTCCTCCAGGACACCCG ggcccccccgGCGAGGTGATCCAGCCCTTGCCCATCCAGATGCCCAAGAAGACTCGGCGCTCCGTGGATGGAAGCCGCCTGATGCAGGAGGATGAGGCCATGCCGACTGGGGGGGCTCCGGGCAGTGctggggggctggaggagatCTTTGGCTCCCTCGACTCCTTGCGGGAGGAGATTGAGCAGATGAGGTGGCCGACAGGGACCCAGGACAGCCCCGCTCGCACCTGCCAGGACCTGAAGCTCTGCCATCCGGAGCTGCCCGACG GAGAGTACTGGGTGGACCCCAACCAGGGCTGTGCTCGGGATGCCTTCCGGGTTTTCTGCAACTTTACAGCCGGAGGGGAAACATGTGTGACACCCAGAGATGATGTCACGCAA TTCTCTTACGTCGACTCAGAAGGCTCCCCAGTCGGTGTGGTGCAGCTCACCTTCCTGCGGCTGCTCAGTGTCTCAGCCCATCAGGATGTCTCCTACCCCTGCTCTGGGATGGCCCAAGGTGGTCCCCTGAAGCTCCGGGGGGCCAATGAGGATGAGCTGAGCCTGGAGACCAGCCCCTATGTCAAGGAATTCAGAGATGGCTGTCAG ACACAGCAAGGCCGGACAGTGCTAGAGGTGCGGACACCCGTGCTGGAGCAGCTACCAGTGCTGGATGCCTCCTTCTCAGATCTGGGGGCCCCCCCACGGCGGGGAGGGGTGCTGCTGGGGCCTGTCTGCTTCATGGGCTAG
- the COL11A2 gene encoding collagen alpha-2(XI) chain isoform X3 produces MELWGVLRLWPPVGPWDPVFGSPAMERCSHCHRLLLLVPLVLGLSAVPARAGTPPVDVLRALRFPSLPDGVRRARGICPADVAYRVSRPAQLSAPTRQLFPGGFPKDFSLLTAVRTRPGLQAPLLTLYSAQGVQQLGLELGRPFRFLYEDQTGQPRPPAQPVFRGLSLADGKWHHVAVAVKGQSVTLIVDCKKRVTRPLPRSARPLLDTHGVIIFGARILDEEVFEGDIQELVIAPGVQAAYESCEQKELECEGAWRERPQKQQSHRAQRSPKQQPSRLHRPQNQEPQRQDPTPGEEEGILESSPLPPPEEEQTDLQVPSTADRFLTEEYGEGGTDPPAGPYDYTYGYGDDYREETELGPALSAETAPSGAAARGPRGLKGEKGEPAVLEPGMLVEGPPGPEGPAGLIGPPGIQGNPGPVGDPGERGPPGRAGLPGSDGAPGPPGTSLMLPFRFGSGGGDKGPVVAAQEAQAQAILQQARLALRGPPGPMGYTGRPGPLGQPGSPGLKGESGDLGPQGPRGPQGLTGPPGKAGRRGRAGADGARGMPGEPGVKGDRGFDGLPGLPGEKGHRGDTGAQGLPGPPGEDGERGDDGEIGPRGLPGESGPRGLLGPKGPPGIPGPPGVRGMDGPHGPKGSLGPQGEPGPPGQQGTPGTQGLPGPQGAVGPHGEKGPRGKPGLPGMPGSDGPPGHPGKEGPPGTKGNQGPSGPQGPLGYPGPRGVKGVDGIRGLKGHKGEKGEDGFPGFKGDMGVKGDRGEVGVPGSRGEDGPEGPKGRTGPTGDPGPPGLMGEKGKLGVPGLPGYPGRQGPKGSLGFPGFPGASGEKGARGLLGKSGPRGERGPTGPRGQRGPRGATGKSGAKGTSGGDGPHGPPGERGLPGPQGPSGFPGPKGPPGPPGKDGLPGHPGQRGEVGFQGKTGPPGPPGVVGPQGAAGETGPMGERGHPGPPGPPGEQGLTGTAGKEGTKGDPGPPGAPGKDGPAGLRGFPGERGLPGTAGGSGLKGNEGPAGPPGPAGSPGERGAAGSGGPIGPPGRPGPQGPPGAAGEKGVPGEKGPIGPTGRDGVQGPVGLPGPAGPPGVAGEDGDKGEVGDPGQKGTKGNKGEHGPPGPPGPLGPVGQPGASGADGEPGARGPQGHFGAKGDEGTRGFNGPPGPIGLQGLPGPSGEKGETGDVGPMGPPGPPGPRGPAGPNGADGPQGPPGGVGNLGPPGEKGEPGESGSPGVQGEPGVKGPRGERGEKGESGQPGEAGPPGPKGPTGDDGPKGNPGPVGFPGDPGPPGEGGPRGQDGAKGDQGEDGEPGQPGSPGPTGENGPPGPLGKRGPAGTPGPEGRQGEKGVKGDPGAVGAPGKTGPVGPAGPAGKPGPDGLRGLPGSVGQQGRPGATGQAGPPGPLGPPGLPGLRGDVGAKGEKGHPGLIGLIGPPGEQGEKGDRGLPGPQGSAGQKGETGIPGASGPIGPGGPPGLPGPAGPKGAKGATGPAGPKGEKGVQGPPGHPGPPGEVIQPLPIQMPKKTRRSVDGSRLMQEDEAMPTGGAPGSAGGLEEIFGSLDSLREEIEQMRWPTGTQDSPARTCQDLKLCHPELPDGEYWVDPNQGCARDAFRVFCNFTAGGETCVTPRDDVTQFSYVDSEGSPVGVVQLTFLRLLSVSAHQDVSYPCSGMAQGGPLKLRGANEDELSLETSPYVKEFRDGCQTQQGRTVLEVRTPVLEQLPVLDASFSDLGAPPRRGGVLLGPVCFMG; encoded by the exons ATGGAG CTTTGGGGCGTTCTGCGCCTCTGGCCGCCCGTAGGTCCCTGGGACCCGGTGTTCGGGTCGCCAGCCATGGAGCGATGTAGCCACTGCCATCGCCTCCTCCTGCTGGTACCGCTGGTGCTGGGGCTGAGCGCGGTCCCCGCCAGGGCAG GTACACCGCCTGTGGATGTGCTCCGGGCCCTGAGGTTCCCCTCCCTTCCTGATGGCGTCCGGAGGGCAAGAGGCATCTGTCCAGCTGATGTGGCCTACCGAGTATCCCGTCCTGCCCAGCTCAGTGCACCCACCCGCCAGCTCTTCCCAG GAGGTTTTCCCAAAGATTTCTCATTGCTGACTGCTGTCCGGACCCGCCCTGGCCTCCAGGCTCCCCTCCTGACTCTCTACAGTGCCCAGGGTGTCCAACAGCTGGGCCTGGAGCTTGGCCGACCATTCCGCTTCCTGTATGAGGACCAGACTGGACAGCCTCGACCCCCAGCTCAGCCAGTCTTCAGAGGCCTCAGCCTAGCAGATGGCAA GTGGCACCATGTGGCTGTGGCTGTGAAGGGCCAGTCTGTCACCCTCATAGTTGACTGCAAGAAGCGGGTCACCCGGCCTCTCCCCCGAAGTGCTCGCCCACTGTTGGACACTCATGGAGTGATTATCTTTGGTGCCCGCATCCTGGATGAAGAAGTGTTTGAG GGTGACATCCAGGAGCTTGTCATTGCCCCAGGGGTGCAAGCTGCCTACGAATCCTGTGAACAGAAGGAGCTGGAGTGTGAAGGAGCTTGGAGGGAGAGACCTCAGAAACAACAGTCTCACAGGGCCCAGAGATCTCCAAAGCAGCAGCCATCAAGACTTCATAGGCCACAAAACCAGGAACCTCAGCGACAG GACCCCACCCCAGGTGAAGAGGAAGgaatcctggaatcgagccccttgCCACCCCCTGAGGAG GAGCAGACAGATCTCCAGGTCCCCTCCACAGCCGACAGGTTCCTGACAGAGGAATATGGGGAGGGTGGCACAGACCCCCCAGCAGGGCCCTACGATTACACCTATGGCTATGGGGACGATTATCGTGAGGAGACGGAACTTGGCCCTGCCCTGTCTGCGGAGACAGCCCCCTCGGGAGCC GCTGCCCGTGGACCCCGGGGgctgaagggagagaagggggagcctGCGGTGCTGGAACCT GGTATGCTAGTAGAGGGGCCTCCTGGCCCAGAAGGCCCTGCG GGGTTGATTGGTCCCCCTGGCATCCAGGGCAACCCAGGCCCAGTTGGAGACCCTGGTGAGAGG GGCCCCCCTGGCCGAGCAGGGCTCCCTGGATCGGATGGGGCCCCTGGCCCTCCTGGCACATCTCTCATGCTTCCA tTCCGGTTTGGCAGTGGTGGGGGTGACAAGGGCCCTGTGGTGGCAGCCCAGGAGGCTCAGGCCCAGGCAATTCTGCAGCAGGCACGG CTGGCGCTCCGGGGACCCCCTGGCCCCATGGGATACACAGGCCGCCCTGGACCCTTG GGACAACCTGGGAGCCCTGGCCTGAAAGGAGAATCAGGAGACCTAGGACCTCAG GGCCCCAGAGGACCTCAAGGTCTCACAGGCCCTCCTGGCAAGGCTGGGCGAAGG GGCCGAGCAGGTGCTGATGGAGCCCGAGGGATGCCTGGAGAACCTGGAGTGAAG GGTGACCGAGGTTTTGATGGActcccagggctccctggggagAAGGGACACCGG GGTGATACTGGTGCCCAGGGCCTTCCTGGACCCCCTGGTGAGGATGGAGAGCGG ggagaTGATGGGGAGATTGGGCCTCGGGGACTGCCTGGAGAGTCG GGACCTCGAGGTCTCCTTGGCCCTAAAGGCCCACCTGGTATTCCTGGGCCCCCG GGAGTCCGAGGCATGGATGGTCCCCATGGTCCCAAAGGGAGCTTG GGACCCCAGGGAGAGCCAGGACCTCCTGGACAACAGGGCACTCCTGGAACCCAG GGTCTCCCCGGGCCCCAGGGTGCCGTTGGGCCTCATGGAGAGAAG ggTCCTCGAGGAAAACCAGGGCTTCCTGGCATGCCTGGCTCCGACGGGCCTCCG ggTCACCCTGGAAAGGAAGGTCCTCCTGGAACCAAAGGAAACCAG ggCCCATCTGGACCTCAGGGTCCCCTAGGATACCCAGGACCTCGAGGTGTCAAG GGTGTGGATGGAATTCGTGGTCTGAAGGGTCATAAGGGTGAAAAG GGCGAGGACGGTTTTCCCGGGTTCAAAGGGGACATGGGCGTGAAAGGTGACAGG GGAGAGGTTGGAGTTCCTGGTTCTAGGGGAGAAGATGGTCCCGAGGGGCCGAAGGGACGCACTGGACCCACTGGAGACCCTGGCCCCCCCGGGCTCATGGGTGAAAAG GGCAAGCTGGGTGTTCCTGGTCTGCCTGGCTATCCTGGACGCCAGGGTCCCAAG GGGTCCCTGGGATTTCCTGGTTTTCCTGGTGCCAGTGGAGAGAAGGGAGCCCGG GGCCTGTTGGGGAAGTCAGGGCCTCGGGGAGAGCGGGGCCCCACG GGTCCACGGGGTCAGCGGGGACCCCGAGGTGCCACGGGGAAGTCTGGCGCTAAG GGAACATCAGGTGGTGATGGCCCTCATGGCCCCCCCGGAGAAAGG GGTCTCCCTGGACCTCAAGGCCCCAGTGGATTTCCTGGTCCCAAAGGACCTCCG GGTCCCCCTGGGAAGGATGGGCTGCCGGGACACCCaggccagagaggggaagtg gGTTTCCAAGGGAAGACTGGCCCCCCTGGCCCTCCAGGGGTGGTGGGACCTCAG ggagcagcaggagaaaCTGGGCCCATGGGGGAGAGGGGTCACCCgggccccccaggccccccgGGAGAGCAGGGACTGACTGGAACAGctggaaaagaaggaacaaag GGTGACCCTGGTCCCCCAGGGGCTCCAGGGAAGGATGGACCTGCTGGTCTGAGGGGCTTCCCAGGAGAGAGAGGCCTCCCCGGCACTGCT GGTGGATCTGGCTTGAAGGGAAATGAAGGTCCGGCGGGTCCCCCTGGCCCTGCA GGCTCCCCTGGGGAGCGAGGTGCAGCAGGATCGGGGGGACCCATTGGCCCCCCAGGGCGCCCAGGCCCACAGGGTCCCCCTGGAGCTGCAGGAGAGAAAGGTGTCCCG ggTGAGAAGGGCCCCATTGGTCCAACTGGTCGAGACGGGGTGCAGGGTCCTGTGGGGCTTCCTGGTCCTGCTGGACCCCCCGGTGTGGCAGGAGAGGATGGAGACAAG GGTGAGGTGGGAGACCCCGGACAGAAGGGCACTAAAGGGAACAAGGGTGAACAT GGCCCTCCTGGACCCCCTGGACCCCTTGGTCCTGTGGGGCAGCCTGGAGCCTCG GGAGCAGATGGGGAGCCCGGAGCTCGGGGACCCCAGGGACACTTTGGAGCCAAAGGTGATGAAGGAACGAGAGGATTCAATGGGCCCCCAGGACCCATTGGCCTACAG GGTTTGCCAGGCCCCTCGGGTGAGAAGGGAGAAACAGGAGATGTGGGCCCTATG GGACCACCCGGCCCCCCAGGACCTCGAGGCCCAGCTGGACCCAATGGAGCTGAT GGTCCGCAAGGTCCCCCGGGAGGTGTTGGGAACCTAGGTCCCCCTGGAGAGAAG GGGGAGCCGGGAGAGTCAGGCTCTCCAGGGGTCCAGGGTGAGCCCGGTGTCAAG GGCCCACGCGGGGAGCgtggagagaaaggagagtcGGGGCAACCAGGAGAGGCAGGACCACCAGGGCCTAAAGGCCCCACCGGTGATGATGGCCCCAAAGGGAACCCT GGTCCCGTTGGTTTTCCTGGTGATCCTGGCCCTCCTGGAGAAGGTGGCCCTCGG GGCCAGGATGGTGCGAAGGGTGACCAAGGAGAGGATGGAGAGCCAGGACAGCCT GGATCCCCTGGTCCCACTGGGGAGAATGGACCTCCTGGACCACTTGGAAAGCGG GGTCCTGCCGGCACCCCTGGTCCTGAGGGGCggcaaggagagaagggagtCAAG GGGGATCCCGGTGCTGTGGGTGCCCCAGGGAAGACAGGCCCTGTGGGTCCAGCAGGCCCAGCAGGGAAACCTGGTCCTGATGGTCTAAGGGGACTCCCAGGCTCAGTG GGTCAGCAAGGCCGTCCTGGGGCCACAGGCCAGGCGGGACCTCCAGGTCCTCTG GGACCCCCGGGACTTCCTGGCCTGCGAGGTGATGTTGGAGCCAAGGGTGAGAAG GGTCACCCAGGTCTCATCGGGCTGATTGGGccccctggggagcagggagagaagggtgaCCGGGGACTTCCTGGCCCTCAGGGCTCTGCTGGACAGAAGGGAGAGACG GGTATCCCCGGAGCATCTGGCCCTATTGGTCCTGGAGGGCCTCCCGGCCTCCCT GGACCTGCTGGCCCCAAAGGAGCCAAAGGAGCCACA GGCCCAGCTGGACCCAAGGGAGAGAAGGGCGTCCAGGGTCCTCCAGGACACCCG ggcccccccgGCGAGGTGATCCAGCCCTTGCCCATCCAGATGCCCAAGAAGACTCGGCGCTCCGTGGATGGAAGCCGCCTGATGCAGGAGGATGAGGCCATGCCGACTGGGGGGGCTCCGGGCAGTGctggggggctggaggagatCTTTGGCTCCCTCGACTCCTTGCGGGAGGAGATTGAGCAGATGAGGTGGCCGACAGGGACCCAGGACAGCCCCGCTCGCACCTGCCAGGACCTGAAGCTCTGCCATCCGGAGCTGCCCGACG GAGAGTACTGGGTGGACCCCAACCAGGGCTGTGCTCGGGATGCCTTCCGGGTTTTCTGCAACTTTACAGCCGGAGGGGAAACATGTGTGACACCCAGAGATGATGTCACGCAA TTCTCTTACGTCGACTCAGAAGGCTCCCCAGTCGGTGTGGTGCAGCTCACCTTCCTGCGGCTGCTCAGTGTCTCAGCCCATCAGGATGTCTCCTACCCCTGCTCTGGGATGGCCCAAGGTGGTCCCCTGAAGCTCCGGGGGGCCAATGAGGATGAGCTGAGCCTGGAGACCAGCCCCTATGTCAAGGAATTCAGAGATGGCTGTCAG ACACAGCAAGGCCGGACAGTGCTAGAGGTGCGGACACCCGTGCTGGAGCAGCTACCAGTGCTGGATGCCTCCTTCTCAGATCTGGGGGCCCCCCCACGGCGGGGAGGGGTGCTGCTGGGGCCTGTCTGCTTCATGGGCTAG